TGTCGATGCTGCGTGTGAACTGCTGAGTCAGACAACACGCCCGGATGGCGTGTTCTGCGTCACCGACCTTATCGCCTGCGGGTTTATGGACGCTGCCAGGTATGAGTTTGGTCTGCGCATTCCGCAGGATATCAGCGTAATTGGCTTCGATAACATCGAGCAGGCCAGCTGGCTGGGTTATCAACTCACCACCTTTTCCCAGCCGCTGGCCGAGATGGCCGAAGCCACCTGCGAACTGCTGCTGTCCCCCACCGCCGATACGCCGAACCGCCGGGTGTTTCAGGCGCTGCTGGTGCAGCGCAATAGTTTAAAAGCCTGAGACAGATTTCGGGTTTTGCCATGGAAGATTGTGCCAGCGCTAGGTGCATCTTCCTGTCATCCTGAAGGACAAACGCATTAATTTTGTGAGGATTTCGCTAAAAATAAGTGTGTAAATATTTCAGGATATTGTTGAGAATGTAAAAGAAATACATATTATAACGATAATCATTATCAATAATAAGATGAGTTTCCCTTATGAATCACCCTTCTGTAAATCCGGGTATTAACGCGATGACCCGGCCGGTATTGATGACTCGCCCTTCTCCTGAGCTCCACCCGCATTGCAATAAAATCATTATTAAACAATAACCTAAAATACCTTCTGGGAAAGATAACCATGAAACAACCTTATCTCTGGGTTATAAAACCCTGCCTGCTTGCCATGCTCTCTTCCGTTGCCTGGGCGGAGGAGTCACCGGAGGGACAGCTGGTGGTGTCAGCCAACCGTTCACACCGCAGCGTGGCGGAAATGGCCCAAACCACGTGGATTGTCGAACAAGCCGAGATCGAGCAGCAGGCCCGTGGCGGCAAGGAATTGAAGGAAATTCTGGCGCAGCTCATTCCCGGTATGGACGTAAGCAGTCAGGGGCGAACCAATTACGGTATGAATATGCGTGGACGCTCCATGATGGTGATGGTTGATGGTGTGCGTCTCAATTCATCGCGCAGCGACAGCCGTCAGCTGGATTCCATTGATCCTTTTAATATCGAACGCATTGAAGTGATTTCAGGGGCGACATCGCTTTATGGCGGCGGCAGTACCGGCGGCCTGATCAACATCGTCACCAAAAAAGGTCAGCCAGAGACGCAGGTTGAAGTACAAACCGGGCTTAAAAGCGGATTCAACAGCCATAACGATCATGATGAGAACATCGCCGCAGCGGTCAGTGGCGGTAATGACAAGGCAGCCGGTCGCTTGTCTGTGGCATACCAGCGTTATGGTGGCTGGTATGACGGCAAGGGTGATGAAGTCATTATCGATAACACCCAGACCGGGCTGCAATATTCCGACCGCCTGGATGTCATGGGCACCGGTACGCTCAACATCGACGACCATCAGCAATTGCAGCTGACCACGCAGTATTATAAAAGCGAATCGGATGGCAAACACGGCCTGTATCTGGGAGAGAACTTCTCCGCCGTGACCGGCTCGGGCAATGCTTACAATAGCGGCAATCTGGATTCGGATCGTCTGCCCGGCACTGAACGTCATCTGATTAATCTGCAATACTCGAATACCGATTTCCTCGGTCAGGATCTGGTTGCCCAGATTTACTATCGCGATGAAAGTCTGACGTTTTACCCCTTCCCGACGCTCAGTGGTGGGCGCGTTACCAGCATCGGTGCATCACAACAAAAAACGGATTTTTATGGCGGAAAACTGACGCTGAACAGCAAGCCGGTTGATGCCCTGACGCTGACTTATGGTATCGATGCAGAACATGAAACTTTTGATGCGAATCAGCAATTTTTTGACCTCACCACTGCTGCCGCCAGTGGTGGGATGACGCTGAACAACGCGTACAACGTGGGTCGCTACCCAGGTTACAGTATTACTAACCTCGCGCCGTTCCTGCAATCCAGCTACGACTTTGCCGCCATCACGCTGAGTGGCGGCGTACGTTATCAGTACACCAAAAATAAAGTGGATGATTTTGTCGGCTATGCCCAGCAGCAGGCGATTGCCACGGGTCGAGCCAACTCGGCAGATGCGGTGCCTGGCGGCACCACCGACTACAACAACCTGCTTTTCAATGCCGGTATCCTGGGACATCTGACGGAACGTCAGCAGCTGTGGTTCAATTTTTCGCAAGGCTTTGAAATCCCGGATCTGGCGAAATATTACGGATCCGGCACCTATCAGCTCAGTAATGGTCACTACAATCTGACCAATAGCGTCAACGTCAATAACTCAAAACTGGACGGTATCAAGGTTGATGCCTATGAACTTGGCTGGCGTTTTACCGGCGATAATGTGCGCAGCCAAATCGCGGCCTATTATTCCCTGTCAGATAAAACCATCAGCATCAACAAAACAGATATGACGATTAATCTCGACGACGATAAACGCCGCATTTATGGCGTGGAAGGTCAGGTGGATTATTTCTTTAGCGACAGCGAATGGAGTACCGGGACCAATTTCAACCTGATCAAATCTGAAACCCGTGTCGATGGTCAATGGCAGAAGCTGAGCGTAGATAGCGCCAGCCCTTCTAAAGTCAGCGCCTGGCTTAACTGGACGCCAGGTAACTGGAATCTGCGGGTGCAGAGCACCCAGACCTTCGATGTTTCCGATGCGGATGGCAAAAAAATCAATGGCTACAATACGGTGGATCTGCTGGGAAGTTATGACCTACCGATTGGCAAACTCAGCTTCAGTGTCGAAAACCTGCTGGACAAAGATTACACCACCGTCTGGGGCCAGCGCGCGCCGGGTCTGTACAGTCCAACCTACGGTGATGCCGGTCTTTATACTTACAAGGGGCGAGGCCGAACCTTTGGGCTGAACTATTCCGTCGTGTTCTGATCGTTTTATCAGGCACCCACCCGCTGGGTGCCTGACACGCGTTATGCCATTACCGCATCAACAATCTTATTCAACTCGCCGTTATCAATGAACTGACGCACCGCCGCCAGATCCGGGTACATGGCGCGGTCACGATCGCGGAAAGCCACTTTGGTTCTGATCAGTTGCAGCGCCGCTGCGGTGGCGGTGGCAGCTTGTAATGGTGCATGAAAATCCAGTGCCTGCGCCGCGCACAGCAATTCGACACTTAATAAATCGGCCAGATTATCGGTGGCAGCCTGCGCTTTACGCGCTGATGCTGCACCCTGCGAAATATGATCCTCCTGCCCCGCCACCGTAGACATGGTGTGGACTGACGCCGGGGCCGCCAGCAGGCGATTCTCGGCAGACAGCGCCGCCGCCACGCACGGCGAGATGGAGAATGCCGAACCACCGCCCTGATCGGCGGAAAGAAATCCGGGTAAACCACTCAAATGGCCGTTCACCAGTCGATCGCTGCGGGCCTGCGAGATGGTGGATAAAGTGGCAATCGCCATCGCCAGATGATCAAGCGCCAGTGCCACCGGGGCACCATGCCCATTACCACCAGGCAGGGCGACTAACGCGTTATCTTCAACAATAAATACCGGATTATCAGTTAACGAATTGATTTCTATCTCCAGCACGCGTCGGCAGCAGGCGATGGCATCCCGCACCGCACCGTGCACCTGCGGAATACAGCGCAAACTCAGCGCATCCTGCAAGCGATGGTCACGATAGTGAGCCAGAATTGCACTGTCCGCTAAAATTTTCACTAAGCGTTCGGCGGTTTCGGTCTGACCAGGATGCGGACGAAAGCGATGCAGCCGAGGATCGTAACCACGGGTATTCCCTTTCATGGCTTCCAGACTCATCGCACCCGCCAGATCGGCCAGCTTGATCAGCGCCTCGCAGCGGACCAGTGCTATTGCCCCCAGGCCACTGATCTCATAAGTGCCACTGATCAGCGCATGCCCTTCACGCGGCCCCGGTTCACGCACCGCAATACCGGCACGACGCAGTGCTTCAGCGCCGGGTAACAGCTCGCCCTGATACCAGGACTCACCTTCGCCAAATACCGCCAGCCCGATATGCGCCGTCGCAATCAGATACCCCACCGAGCCACCCATGGGAGCGCGGGGAATTACCCCCTGGTTTAGCATGGCCACCATAGTGGCGAGCAACTCAGGTGATACACCACTGGCACCTTTCAGCATCGCCACAATGATAGTTGCCATAATCGCCCTGACATTGCAGGCATCGAGCGGTTCACCGACCCCGCTGGCGTGGCTACGCAGCATATTTAGCTGGGTGCGTTTGATCTCTTCAGGGGTTAATTTGACGGAATACAAATCACCGATACCGGTTGTCAGGCCATAAATTGGCATGCCGCTGCTTATTGCGCTCTGCATAAGCCTCTGCGTTTGGCGCATATTTTCCAGAGAGGCAGTATCAAGAGAAACTTTAGCCCCGGCAGCGATCGCCACAATATCGTCAACGGAACATCCCTGATCGCTTAATAGCACACGCTCTTGCTTCATCAACACCGCATGCATGAAGTCTTTCATTTCATATCCAGCCGTCATGATAATCAGGTGGAAGAGTTTCCTCTTCCACCGCGTGGCGTTAGTTTATTTTATGTGCTTTAAGCCAGTCATTGGCGATCGTATCAAAATCATCATGATCATTAAGGCGCGCATTCATCGCAATCAAATCTTCCGTGGTTAACGCCTGAGAAATGGCATTTAACGTATCACTCACGGTCTTATCTGCTTTCGCGGCTGACAGCAAGGGAACGACATTCTGGACCGGATTAAGATTTTTGGTATCTTTTAACGACACCAGATTTTTAGTGTTAATAGCAGGGTCAGTGGAGAACACACAGGCAACATTCACCTGTCCATGCTCCAGGGCAGAAAGCGTCAATGGACCGCACACGTCCAGCGTTTTATAGGATTTGAAATTCAAGCCGTAGACCGATTTTAATCCGGGGATCCCTTCCGGGCGGGTTTTCCATTCTGCCGGACCGCCGAGGATCATATTTTTACTGTGATCCTTAAGATCATCGATATCTTTCAGATTATATTCACTGGCGGTTTTCTTCGTCACCGCGAGGGTCACCACATCCTGAGCCTGTGAGGGCGTCAGCATGGCAATCCCTTTTGGCAACACCTTCTTCAGGTCACTGGTCACTTGATCGCTGCTTTTCGCTGTAGAACTCTTATCAAAATATTGCAGGGCCGCACCGGTATATTCCGGAATCAGGTTGATTGAGCCATCAGTGAGCGCAGGCATGTATACCTCCCTGCTGCCGATATTCATTTTCCTTTCAACATGAATATTCTTCGCTGCCAGCGCATCCGCATAAATGGTCGCTAACAGCTGGCTTTCAGGAAAATCCGCCGATCCGACAATAATGGTGGCGGGCGTTGCCGCATAAGATGCCTGAACAAACGCGAGAGAAAACAGTGACACGGCAAACAAATGACTCAATTTCATTTAAGCAGACTCCGGTTGCGTGTAGAAAATAAACGAATGGGTGATTTCAGCAGGGGCTCCCGCCGTAAAATGCCAGGGGAAACAATGATTCTGATCAGCAGTGAAAAAAAACAATCAACCAGCAGTGCCAGCAATGCCACCAGCACTGCGCCCGCAATCATTTGCTGATAATCGTTTTGTGCGCGCCCATCAATAATTAACCGTCCCAGACCGCCTAATGAAACATAAGCAGCGATGGTAGCGGTGGAGATGATTTGCAGCGTTGCGCTACGAATACCGGAAATAATCAAGGGTAAGGCACAGGGTAATTCTACGGTTAATAACAGACGTAAGTCGGAATATCCCATTCCTCTGGCGGCATCAATCACGGTACGATCGATACTGGTAATTCCCGACCAGATGCCAAGCATAATCGAAGGCAACGCCAGGGCAATTAACACAATCAGGCTGGGGATGATAAAGGCTAAATCCGAGGTGAAAACCGGTCCCAGAACAATCACCAGAATAATGATCAGGCCAAATGAAGGCAAAGCCCGCAGAGCATTGGCGCAACCCAGTAATAACCGTTCACCTTTGCCGGTATGGCCGCAGTAGCAACCAATCGGAAAGGCCACGATCATGGTGCAAATCAGGGCAACCGCGCTGTAAATCAGATGCTGATAGATCAGTACCCATAAGCCACCATCGCCCGTCCAGTGTGCACCATTCATAAACCAGTCGATCATGATGTTCTCCTTGCCGGTTGCCACATCACCAGACGACGGGTGCCATAGACCACCAGGTTATCGAGGATAAAGGCCAGCAGAATACACAGCACCACCCCGGCGATGATCGGCGTCAGAAATTGCAGCTGAAAACCCTGGGTAAATAAACTGCCTAACTGTGGCGTGCCCACCAGCGCCGCAATCGAGACAATGCTGACGTTAGAGA
The window above is part of the Pantoea cypripedii genome. Proteins encoded here:
- a CDS encoding TonB-dependent siderophore receptor, which produces MKQPYLWVIKPCLLAMLSSVAWAEESPEGQLVVSANRSHRSVAEMAQTTWIVEQAEIEQQARGGKELKEILAQLIPGMDVSSQGRTNYGMNMRGRSMMVMVDGVRLNSSRSDSRQLDSIDPFNIERIEVISGATSLYGGGSTGGLINIVTKKGQPETQVEVQTGLKSGFNSHNDHDENIAAAVSGGNDKAAGRLSVAYQRYGGWYDGKGDEVIIDNTQTGLQYSDRLDVMGTGTLNIDDHQQLQLTTQYYKSESDGKHGLYLGENFSAVTGSGNAYNSGNLDSDRLPGTERHLINLQYSNTDFLGQDLVAQIYYRDESLTFYPFPTLSGGRVTSIGASQQKTDFYGGKLTLNSKPVDALTLTYGIDAEHETFDANQQFFDLTTAAASGGMTLNNAYNVGRYPGYSITNLAPFLQSSYDFAAITLSGGVRYQYTKNKVDDFVGYAQQQAIATGRANSADAVPGGTTDYNNLLFNAGILGHLTERQQLWFNFSQGFEIPDLAKYYGSGTYQLSNGHYNLTNSVNVNNSKLDGIKVDAYELGWRFTGDNVRSQIAAYYSLSDKTISINKTDMTINLDDDKRRIYGVEGQVDYFFSDSEWSTGTNFNLIKSETRVDGQWQKLSVDSASPSKVSAWLNWTPGNWNLRVQSTQTFDVSDADGKKINGYNTVDLLGSYDLPIGKLSFSVENLLDKDYTTVWGQRAPGLYSPTYGDAGLYTYKGRGRTFGLNYSVVF
- a CDS encoding HAL/PAL/TAL family ammonia-lyase yields the protein MKQERVLLSDQGCSVDDIVAIAAGAKVSLDTASLENMRQTQRLMQSAISSGMPIYGLTTGIGDLYSVKLTPEEIKRTQLNMLRSHASGVGEPLDACNVRAIMATIIVAMLKGASGVSPELLATMVAMLNQGVIPRAPMGGSVGYLIATAHIGLAVFGEGESWYQGELLPGAEALRRAGIAVREPGPREGHALISGTYEISGLGAIALVRCEALIKLADLAGAMSLEAMKGNTRGYDPRLHRFRPHPGQTETAERLVKILADSAILAHYRDHRLQDALSLRCIPQVHGAVRDAIACCRRVLEIEINSLTDNPVFIVEDNALVALPGGNGHGAPVALALDHLAMAIATLSTISQARSDRLVNGHLSGLPGFLSADQGGGSAFSISPCVAAALSAENRLLAAPASVHTMSTVAGQEDHISQGAASARKAQAATDNLADLLSVELLCAAQALDFHAPLQAATATAAALQLIRTKVAFRDRDRAMYPDLAAVRQFIDNGELNKIVDAVMA
- a CDS encoding ABC transporter substrate-binding protein, translated to MKLSHLFAVSLFSLAFVQASYAATPATIIVGSADFPESQLLATIYADALAAKNIHVERKMNIGSREVYMPALTDGSINLIPEYTGAALQYFDKSSTAKSSDQVTSDLKKVLPKGIAMLTPSQAQDVVTLAVTKKTASEYNLKDIDDLKDHSKNMILGGPAEWKTRPEGIPGLKSVYGLNFKSYKTLDVCGPLTLSALEHGQVNVACVFSTDPAINTKNLVSLKDTKNLNPVQNVVPLLSAAKADKTVSDTLNAISQALTTEDLIAMNARLNDHDDFDTIANDWLKAHKIN
- a CDS encoding ABC transporter permease, yielding MIDWFMNGAHWTGDGGLWVLIYQHLIYSAVALICTMIVAFPIGCYCGHTGKGERLLLGCANALRALPSFGLIIILVIVLGPVFTSDLAFIIPSLIVLIALALPSIMLGIWSGITSIDRTVIDAARGMGYSDLRLLLTVELPCALPLIISGIRSATLQIISTATIAAYVSLGGLGRLIIDGRAQNDYQQMIAGAVLVALLALLVDCFFSLLIRIIVSPGILRREPLLKSPIRLFSTRNRSLLK